A genomic region of Elaeis guineensis isolate ETL-2024a chromosome 9, EG11, whole genome shotgun sequence contains the following coding sequences:
- the LOC105051227 gene encoding uncharacterized protein isoform X2 has translation MPATSAHVLSPESLSAAGRAAERLSLPTLQSKMKCDPEGYEAELLLLYRHFESSLHLFRHQSALSPSSDPAVAKDLGDLAMFLAHVTPFYLDKLADFPRQIAELLHSDARSLPSSLRCHLAQALILLVNRKIIDLEETLELFMDLQILGDRTLRKLAFSHVVHNIRRMNQKHKNEAKNRKLQNILFLILQGEEELRAKRSLVILCDLHRRRVWFDDRTANAICNACFHTCSRIMIAALAFLLGYERVEEEDDSEASSSEDETSQQPQIVISKEAVYKGFAEKLFSRLQKCNERFEVRMMMLKVIARTVGLHHLILLNFYPFLQKYVQPHQRDVTELLAAAVQACHDMVPPDAVEPLFKQIVNQFVHDRSRTEAIAVGLNVVREICLRMPLLMNEDLLQDLVLYKKSHEKAVSTAARSLMTLFREICPSLLVKKDRGRPIDPKARPKAFGEVSVASNVPGVELLQHDDDSTLDSSDEESNASDTDNELNQSPSHGTEHDNEADSEEENAAAEDNEEEDNEVSEEDGEADGEEVEVEDGISDDGSDYDDLRNSVDGDLTSSDEEEEEVDDDDKEMIANSKASKKSNNGDHDYDRSHDEDDSDNDDEVGEETSKTQKRKFINDDGQLNSADTSLRVLKRLAGAKMAQQLANESDGILSNEDFQRIKELKAKREAKLVMAQHGFKIPSSDQLTVKRVDPAKLEANIKRKLSKEERLALVRAGREDRGKYHARTAVKQKKAGGLSNRQKEHKKAMPIAAKRAKAARSRQERKKQQRRSGKQFLGKKGWK, from the exons ATGCCGGCGACTAGCGCTCACGTGCTCTCCCCGGAGTCCCTCTCGGCCGCCGGAAGGGCGGCGGAGAGGCTGAGCCTCCCGACTCTGCAGTCAAAGATGAAGTGCGATCCGGAGGGTTACGAGGCGGAGCTCCTCCTCCTTTACCGCCACTTCGAGTCATCCCTTCACCTCTTCCGCCATCAGTCCGCGCTCAGTCCCTCCTCCGACCCCGCCGTCGCCAAGGACCTCGGCGACCTCGCCATGTTCCTCGCTCACGTCACCCCCTTCTACCTGGACAAGCTCGCCGATTTCCCCCGCCAGATCGCCGAGTTGCTCCACTCCGATGCCCGCTCCCTCCCCTCCTCGCTCCGATGCCATCTCGCCCAGGCCCTGATCCTTCTCGTCAATAGAAAG ATAATTGATCTTGAGGAAACTCTTGAATTGTTCATGGATCTTCAAATTCTTGGGGACCGGACATTAAGAAAACTAGCCTTTTCGCATGTCGTTCACAACATTCGGCGAATGAACCAGAAGCACAAAAATGAAGCCAAGAATCGCAAATTGCAAAATATACTTTTTCTAATACTACAG GGAGAGGAAGAATTAAGGGCCAAAAGATCTCTTGTTATCCTTTGTGATCTTCATAGACGAAGAGTGTGGTTTGATGATCGGACAGCCAATGCCATTTGCAATGCATGTTTTCACACATGTTCAAG GATTATGATAGCTGCTCTTGCATTCCTTCTTGGTTATGAACGGGTTGAAGAAGAGGATGATAGTGAAGCCTCCAGCAGTGAGGATGAAACCAGTCAACAGCCACAAATTGTTATAAGCAAGGAGGCTGTTTACAAG GGTTTTGCTGAAAAGTTGTTCTCTCGTCTCCAGAAGTGCAATGAGCGATTCGAG GTTAGGATGATGATGCTGAAAGTAATCGCAAGAACTGTTGGGTTGCACCATCTTATCCTGCTAAATTTTTATCCATTTCTTCAAAAATATGTTCAG CCTCATCAGCGTGATGTCACGGAATTGCTTGCAGCAGCAGTCCAGGCCTGCCATGATATG GTGCCTCCAGATGCAGTTGAACCACTATTCAAACAGATAGTAAATCAATTTGTGCATGATCGTTCTCGCACAGAG GCTATTGCTGTCGGATTGAATGTTGTAAGAGAGATTTGTTTGCGCATGCCCTTG TTAATGAATGAAGATCTGCTCCAAGACCTTGTCTTATACAAAAAGTCTCACGAGAAAGCAGTTTCAACAGCAGCTCGTTCCTTGATGACTTTATTTAGAGAG ATATGTCCTTCCCTGTTGGTCAAAAAAGATCGTGGCCGCCCCATTGATCCAAAAGCTAGGCCAAAAGCATTTGGAGAAGTCAGTGTGGCTAGCAATGTTCCTGGTGTGGAGCTACTACAACACGATGATGACTCTACACTCGATAGTTCTGATGAAGAAAGTAATGCTTCTGATACTGACAATGAACTGAATCAGTCGCCATCTCATGGAACCGAGCATGACAATGAAGCTGACTCAGAAGAAGAGAATGCTGCTGCAGAAGACAACGAGGAAGAGGACAATGAAGTTTCTGAGGAGGATGGAGAAGCGGATGGTGAGGAAGTTGAAGTGGAGGATGGTATTAGTGATGATGGAAGTGATTATGACGATCTGCGCAATAGTGTCGATGGAGACTTGACATCCagcgatgaagaagaagaagaagttgatgATGATGATAAAGAGATGATTGCAAATTCCAAAGCATCGAAGAAGTCAAATAATGGTGATCATGATTATGACCGCTCCCAtgatgaagatgatagtgataatGATGATGAAGTGGGGGAAGAGACATCTAAAACACAGAAAAGGAAGTTTATAAATGATGATGGACAATTGAATTCTGCAGATACAAGTCTTCGGGTTCTAAAGAGACTTGCTGGAGCGAAGATGGCACAACAATTGGCAAATGAATCTGATGGAATTCTTTCAAATGAAGACTTCCAACGTATTAAAGAGTTGAAG GCAAAGAGAGAAGCAAAGTTGGTTATGGCTCAACATGGTTTTAAGATTCCCTCTTCTGACCAGTTAACTGTAAAGCGTGTAGATCCAGCTAAACTTGAG GCAAATATAAAACGAAAGCTGAGCAAGGAAGAAAGGCTGGCATTGGTGAGAGCAGGACGGGAGGATAGAGGAAAGTATCATGCTAGAACTGCTGTAAAACAGAAAAAG GCTGGTGGTCTAAGTAATCGGCAAAAGGAGCACAAGAAGGCGATGCCTATTGCTGCCAAGAGAGCAAAGGCTGCTCGTTCGCGTCAAGAGAGGAAGAAGCAGCAAAGGCGATCTGGGAAGCAGTTTCTGGGGAAGAAAGGATGGAAGTGA
- the LOC105051227 gene encoding uncharacterized protein isoform X1 has translation MPATSAHVLSPESLSAAGRAAERLSLPTLQSKMKCDPEGYEAELLLLYRHFESSLHLFRHQSALSPSSDPAVAKDLGDLAMFLAHVTPFYLDKLADFPRQIAELLHSDARSLPSSLRCHLAQALILLVNRKIIDLEETLELFMDLQILGDRTLRKLAFSHVVHNIRRMNQKHKNEAKNRKLQNILFLILQGEEELRAKRSLVILCDLHRRRVWFDDRTANAICNACFHTCSRIMIAALAFLLGYERVEEEDDSEASSSEDETSQQPQIVISKEAVYKAHHKGTTASKKKKKAKLQRVVRSMKRQQRIASENNKTSYYSPLTYLKDAQGFAEKLFSRLQKCNERFEVRMMMLKVIARTVGLHHLILLNFYPFLQKYVQPHQRDVTELLAAAVQACHDMVPPDAVEPLFKQIVNQFVHDRSRTEAIAVGLNVVREICLRMPLLMNEDLLQDLVLYKKSHEKAVSTAARSLMTLFREICPSLLVKKDRGRPIDPKARPKAFGEVSVASNVPGVELLQHDDDSTLDSSDEESNASDTDNELNQSPSHGTEHDNEADSEEENAAAEDNEEEDNEVSEEDGEADGEEVEVEDGISDDGSDYDDLRNSVDGDLTSSDEEEEEVDDDDKEMIANSKASKKSNNGDHDYDRSHDEDDSDNDDEVGEETSKTQKRKFINDDGQLNSADTSLRVLKRLAGAKMAQQLANESDGILSNEDFQRIKELKAKREAKLVMAQHGFKIPSSDQLTVKRVDPAKLEANIKRKLSKEERLALVRAGREDRGKYHARTAVKQKKAGGLSNRQKEHKKAMPIAAKRAKAARSRQERKKQQRRSGKQFLGKKGWK, from the exons ATGCCGGCGACTAGCGCTCACGTGCTCTCCCCGGAGTCCCTCTCGGCCGCCGGAAGGGCGGCGGAGAGGCTGAGCCTCCCGACTCTGCAGTCAAAGATGAAGTGCGATCCGGAGGGTTACGAGGCGGAGCTCCTCCTCCTTTACCGCCACTTCGAGTCATCCCTTCACCTCTTCCGCCATCAGTCCGCGCTCAGTCCCTCCTCCGACCCCGCCGTCGCCAAGGACCTCGGCGACCTCGCCATGTTCCTCGCTCACGTCACCCCCTTCTACCTGGACAAGCTCGCCGATTTCCCCCGCCAGATCGCCGAGTTGCTCCACTCCGATGCCCGCTCCCTCCCCTCCTCGCTCCGATGCCATCTCGCCCAGGCCCTGATCCTTCTCGTCAATAGAAAG ATAATTGATCTTGAGGAAACTCTTGAATTGTTCATGGATCTTCAAATTCTTGGGGACCGGACATTAAGAAAACTAGCCTTTTCGCATGTCGTTCACAACATTCGGCGAATGAACCAGAAGCACAAAAATGAAGCCAAGAATCGCAAATTGCAAAATATACTTTTTCTAATACTACAG GGAGAGGAAGAATTAAGGGCCAAAAGATCTCTTGTTATCCTTTGTGATCTTCATAGACGAAGAGTGTGGTTTGATGATCGGACAGCCAATGCCATTTGCAATGCATGTTTTCACACATGTTCAAG GATTATGATAGCTGCTCTTGCATTCCTTCTTGGTTATGAACGGGTTGAAGAAGAGGATGATAGTGAAGCCTCCAGCAGTGAGGATGAAACCAGTCAACAGCCACAAATTGTTATAAGCAAGGAGGCTGTTTACAAG gCACATCATAAAGGTACTACTGctagcaagaaaaagaagaaagctaAATTGCAACGTGTTGTTCGCAGCATGAAAAGGCAACAACGTATAGCATCAGAAAATAACAAAACCAGTTACTATTCTCCTCTTACCTATCTAAAAGATGCACAG GGTTTTGCTGAAAAGTTGTTCTCTCGTCTCCAGAAGTGCAATGAGCGATTCGAG GTTAGGATGATGATGCTGAAAGTAATCGCAAGAACTGTTGGGTTGCACCATCTTATCCTGCTAAATTTTTATCCATTTCTTCAAAAATATGTTCAG CCTCATCAGCGTGATGTCACGGAATTGCTTGCAGCAGCAGTCCAGGCCTGCCATGATATG GTGCCTCCAGATGCAGTTGAACCACTATTCAAACAGATAGTAAATCAATTTGTGCATGATCGTTCTCGCACAGAG GCTATTGCTGTCGGATTGAATGTTGTAAGAGAGATTTGTTTGCGCATGCCCTTG TTAATGAATGAAGATCTGCTCCAAGACCTTGTCTTATACAAAAAGTCTCACGAGAAAGCAGTTTCAACAGCAGCTCGTTCCTTGATGACTTTATTTAGAGAG ATATGTCCTTCCCTGTTGGTCAAAAAAGATCGTGGCCGCCCCATTGATCCAAAAGCTAGGCCAAAAGCATTTGGAGAAGTCAGTGTGGCTAGCAATGTTCCTGGTGTGGAGCTACTACAACACGATGATGACTCTACACTCGATAGTTCTGATGAAGAAAGTAATGCTTCTGATACTGACAATGAACTGAATCAGTCGCCATCTCATGGAACCGAGCATGACAATGAAGCTGACTCAGAAGAAGAGAATGCTGCTGCAGAAGACAACGAGGAAGAGGACAATGAAGTTTCTGAGGAGGATGGAGAAGCGGATGGTGAGGAAGTTGAAGTGGAGGATGGTATTAGTGATGATGGAAGTGATTATGACGATCTGCGCAATAGTGTCGATGGAGACTTGACATCCagcgatgaagaagaagaagaagttgatgATGATGATAAAGAGATGATTGCAAATTCCAAAGCATCGAAGAAGTCAAATAATGGTGATCATGATTATGACCGCTCCCAtgatgaagatgatagtgataatGATGATGAAGTGGGGGAAGAGACATCTAAAACACAGAAAAGGAAGTTTATAAATGATGATGGACAATTGAATTCTGCAGATACAAGTCTTCGGGTTCTAAAGAGACTTGCTGGAGCGAAGATGGCACAACAATTGGCAAATGAATCTGATGGAATTCTTTCAAATGAAGACTTCCAACGTATTAAAGAGTTGAAG GCAAAGAGAGAAGCAAAGTTGGTTATGGCTCAACATGGTTTTAAGATTCCCTCTTCTGACCAGTTAACTGTAAAGCGTGTAGATCCAGCTAAACTTGAG GCAAATATAAAACGAAAGCTGAGCAAGGAAGAAAGGCTGGCATTGGTGAGAGCAGGACGGGAGGATAGAGGAAAGTATCATGCTAGAACTGCTGTAAAACAGAAAAAG GCTGGTGGTCTAAGTAATCGGCAAAAGGAGCACAAGAAGGCGATGCCTATTGCTGCCAAGAGAGCAAAGGCTGCTCGTTCGCGTCAAGAGAGGAAGAAGCAGCAAAGGCGATCTGGGAAGCAGTTTCTGGGGAAGAAAGGATGGAAGTGA